Proteins from a genomic interval of Betta splendens chromosome 10, fBetSpl5.4, whole genome shotgun sequence:
- the LOC114864994 gene encoding probable endochitinase, translating into MILTAGICLIVTSLATITTASSGVVDGNYCARNSDGYYANPNDATCYYMCSCGGTFNRCCLTGYIFQESSSKCVPNPNTTPAPTATTTRSTTTPTTTTTTTRSTTSITTTSIPGFCQGMSDGYYGNPNNDTCYYMCSCGGTFNRCCLTGYIFQKSSSNCVPNPNPTPAPTTTTTTPTRTTTTTPTTTTKPTTTTQPTKTTTTTKPTALTTTTKSATTTSPPSVCLGKSDGYYADPNSPGCYYMCSCGVTFPKCCLTGYNYKASSSSCG; encoded by the exons ATGATCCTGACTGCGG GTATCTGTTTGATCGTCACCAGTTTGG CCACCATCACGACTGCAAGTTCTGGAGTGGTTGATGGCAATTACTGTGCTAGAAACAGTGATGGGTATTACGCCAACCCAAACGATGCCACTTGTTACTACATGTGTTCCTGTGGAGGAACCTTCAACCGATGCTGCCTGACAGGTTACATCTTCCAAGAAAGCTCCAGCAAGTGTGTACCAAACCCAAACACAACCCCTGCTCCCACAGCTACAACTACTAGATCTACAACTACACCGACCacaactactacaactactcgGTCTACCACAAGCATTACAACTACTTCAATCCCTGGTTTCTGCCAGGGGATGAGTGATGGATATTACGGCAACCCAAACAATGACACTTGTTACTACATGTGTTCCTGTGGAGGAACCTTCAACCGATGCTGCCTGACAGGTTACATCTTCCAAAAAAGCTCTAGCAACTGTGTACCAAACCCGAACCCAACCCCTGCTcccactactacaactactacacCAACCAGAACTACTACAACTACCCCGACCACAACGACTAAACCTACGACAACTACTCAACCCACCaaaactactacaactactaaaCCTACTGCCCTGACCACAACTACTAAATCTGCTACAACTACTTCACCCCCTAGTGTCTGCCTGGGGAAGAGTGATGGGTATTACGCCGACCCAAACAGTCCAGGTTGTTATTACATGTGTTCCTGTGGAGTAACCTTCCCCAAATGCTGCCTGACAGGTTACAACTATAAAGCTAGTTCCAGCAGCTGTGGGTGA
- the LOC114865015 gene encoding probable endochitinase: protein MYRMILTAGLCLIIASLARTTSASCISTSTNGCPAGFCTGRTDGNYINAANPNSFYQCSNQLTYSTPCPASGLVYRAPCDCCDYPNNPCPATKTTSPTTTPYDPYCQNKQDGYYCYTNDYSKYYWCVGGRTYIMPCPQGTIFTPKVNNCVRPENA from the exons ATGTACAGGATGATCCTGACTGCAG GCCTCTGTTTGATCATCGCCAGCTTGG CCAGAACCACCAGTGCTAGCTGTATCAGCACTAGCACTAATGGATGCCCTGCAGGGTTCTGTACTGGGAGGACAGATGGCAACTACATCAATGCAGCCAACCCAAATTCATTCTACCAGTGTTCCAATCAGCTGACCTACAGCACACCTTGCCCAGCATCAGGACTGGTCTATAGAGCTCCCTGTGACTGCTGTGACTACCCAAACAACCCATGTCCTGCCACAAAAACGACATCTCCTACTACCACTCCCTACGATCCCTACTGCCAGAACAAGCAAGATGGCTACTATTGTTACACAAACGACTACTCCAAATACTACTGGTGCGTCGGTGGAAGAACCTACATCATGCCATGCCCACAAGGCACGATCTTCACCCCTAAAGTCAACAACTGTGTCCGTCCTGAAAATGCTTAA